The following proteins come from a genomic window of Pseudomonas cichorii:
- the cls gene encoding cardiolipin synthase, with the protein MDFHSPYFFGYILAFIHLVGAVAAIHALLTVRTAQGAIAWAMPLFFIPYFTLIPYLVFGRSSFDAYIKARRDANSEMRNAITNLNWRPWIEEAVAARRSDAYASLRAMPKLGRMPALANNEVKLLINGQASFDAMFAAIEQARQTILVQFFIIHDDELGRRLQTLLLKKAAEGVAIFVLYDRIGSHALPASYSEKLRAGSVQIKAFATHGGWLNRFQINFRNHRKIVVVDGLKGYLGGHNVGDEYLGLKPPLSPWRDTHVQVIGPVVACLQESFAEDWFWATRELPPMNLPESFPEQGVLCQLLASGPADAQETCSLFFVEAIHAATERVWITSPYFIPDEAVTAALHLAVLRGVDVRLLLPSRPDHYVVYAASTLFAFDAVRAGVRVFRYKPGFLHQKVVLVDNEITAIGSANLDNRSFRLNFELMLLTVDTNFAREVEAMLTDDFNLSHEISLEESRETRHLHQLGMRVARLISPIL; encoded by the coding sequence ATGGATTTCCATAGCCCGTACTTCTTCGGCTACATCCTGGCGTTCATTCATCTGGTGGGCGCAGTTGCCGCCATCCATGCATTGCTGACCGTGCGCACCGCGCAAGGCGCGATTGCCTGGGCGATGCCGCTGTTCTTCATTCCTTACTTCACCCTGATCCCTTATCTGGTCTTCGGACGCAGTTCGTTCGATGCCTATATCAAGGCCCGCCGTGACGCCAACAGCGAAATGCGCAACGCTATCACCAACCTGAATTGGCGGCCCTGGATCGAGGAGGCCGTGGCCGCACGGCGTTCGGACGCTTATGCCTCGCTGCGCGCTATGCCCAAACTTGGGCGCATGCCGGCTCTGGCCAATAACGAAGTCAAATTGCTGATCAATGGCCAGGCCAGTTTCGATGCCATGTTCGCCGCCATCGAGCAGGCCCGGCAGACGATCCTCGTACAGTTTTTCATCATTCATGACGACGAACTCGGCCGCCGTCTGCAAACCCTGCTGCTGAAAAAGGCCGCCGAGGGTGTGGCGATTTTCGTGCTCTATGATCGGATAGGCAGCCATGCCCTGCCCGCTTCCTACAGCGAAAAGCTGCGCGCAGGCAGTGTGCAGATCAAGGCCTTTGCCACCCATGGCGGCTGGCTCAATCGCTTCCAGATCAACTTCCGCAACCACCGCAAGATAGTCGTGGTCGATGGGCTGAAAGGCTATCTGGGCGGGCACAACGTCGGTGATGAATACCTGGGCCTCAAGCCGCCACTCTCACCCTGGCGCGATACTCATGTGCAGGTGATCGGCCCGGTGGTGGCCTGCCTGCAAGAGTCATTCGCCGAAGACTGGTTCTGGGCCACCCGTGAATTACCCCCCATGAACCTCCCTGAATCCTTTCCCGAACAGGGCGTGCTGTGCCAATTGCTGGCCAGCGGCCCGGCTGATGCGCAGGAAACCTGTTCGCTGTTCTTTGTCGAAGCCATCCACGCGGCAACCGAGCGTGTATGGATCACCAGCCCTTATTTCATCCCCGACGAAGCCGTGACGGCAGCCTTGCATCTGGCGGTGTTGCGCGGTGTCGATGTCAGGCTGCTGCTGCCGTCGCGTCCCGATCATTACGTGGTGTACGCCGCCTCCACCCTCTTCGCCTTCGATGCCGTGCGGGCTGGCGTGCGGGTGTTCCGCTACAAGCCGGGCTTCCTGCATCAGAAAGTGGTGTTGGTGGATAACGAAATCACCGCCATCGGCAGCGCCAACCTCGACAACCGTTCGTTCCGGCTGAATTTCGAGCTGATGCTGCTGACGGTCGATACGAATTTCGCTCGTGAGGTTGAAGCCATGCTGACGGACGACTTCAACCTGAGCCACGAGATCTCCCTTGAGGAAAGCCGCGAAACACGCCACCTGCACCAGTTGGGCATGCGCGTGGCCAGGTTGATCTCGCCAATCCTTTAG
- a CDS encoding N-acetylmuramoyl-L-alanine amidase has protein sequence MHRRQILLNMLLASAALALPFGASATQIRNARLWRSDDKLRLVLDLSGPVQYKTFTLVAPDRLIIDVSGSRLTGDFSQLALDRTVIKSIRSGHYGHCDDTRIVLDLTAPVQLNSFLLGPEGGQGHRLVLDLSSTASAPVQMAAVAPPPPVQAQATDKAHPKRDIMVVVDAGHGGKDPGAVGSRGEREKDVVLSIAQLLAKRLKREKGFDVRLVRNDDFFVPLRKRVEFAHKSKADMFISVHADAAPRLTASGASVFALSEGGATSATARFMAQRENGADLLGATSLLNLKDKDPMLAGVILDMSMNATIAASLQLGHTVLGSLEGITTLHQKRVEQAGFAVLKSPDVPSILVETGFISNSRDSQRLVTARHQQAVADGLFEGLQRYFQRNPPLDSHMAWVQEQKKQAQA, from the coding sequence ATGCACCGACGTCAAATCCTGCTCAACATGCTTCTGGCCAGCGCTGCGCTGGCCTTGCCTTTTGGGGCCAGTGCCACGCAGATCCGCAATGCACGGCTATGGCGTAGCGATGACAAGCTGAGGCTGGTGCTCGACCTGAGCGGGCCAGTGCAATACAAGACATTCACCCTGGTTGCGCCTGACCGTTTGATCATCGATGTCAGTGGCTCTCGGCTGACCGGTGATTTCAGTCAACTGGCGCTGGATCGTACGGTGATCAAGTCGATCCGTTCCGGACATTACGGCCATTGCGACGACACGCGCATCGTGCTGGACCTCACTGCTCCTGTGCAGCTCAACAGCTTTCTGCTCGGGCCGGAAGGCGGGCAGGGCCATCGCCTGGTGCTGGACCTGAGTTCCACCGCCAGTGCGCCGGTGCAGATGGCCGCTGTCGCGCCGCCGCCTCCGGTTCAGGCGCAGGCCACTGATAAGGCTCATCCGAAGCGGGACATCATGGTGGTGGTCGATGCCGGGCATGGCGGCAAGGACCCTGGCGCTGTCGGTTCCCGAGGCGAGCGGGAAAAGGACGTTGTACTGTCCATCGCTCAACTGCTGGCCAAGCGCTTGAAGCGTGAAAAAGGCTTCGATGTGCGGCTGGTGCGCAACGATGACTTCTTTGTGCCTCTGCGCAAGCGCGTGGAATTTGCCCACAAGTCCAAGGCCGACATGTTTATCTCGGTGCATGCCGATGCTGCGCCGCGCCTGACGGCTTCCGGCGCTTCGGTGTTCGCTCTGTCCGAAGGCGGCGCGACATCCGCGACGGCGCGTTTCATGGCTCAGCGTGAAAACGGTGCCGACCTGCTGGGCGCCACCTCGTTGCTCAATCTCAAGGACAAGGACCCGATGCTGGCTGGCGTGATTCTCGACATGTCGATGAACGCCACCATCGCCGCCAGCCTGCAACTGGGCCATACCGTACTCGGCAGTCTTGAAGGCATTACCACGCTGCATCAGAAACGCGTGGAACAGGCCGGGTTCGCGGTGCTCAAGTCACCGGATGTGCCGTCGATCCTGGTGGAAACCGGTTTTATCTCTAACAGTCGCGACAGTCAGCGGCTGGTGACGGCGCGCCATCAGCAGGCCGTTGCCGATGGTCTGTTCGAGGGGTTGCAGCGTTACTTCCAGCGCAACCCGCCGCTGGATTCCCACATGGCCTGGGTTCAGGAACAGAAGAAACAGGCCCAGGCCTGA
- a CDS encoding DUF3617 domain-containing protein: MNKRALALMFCLAAPVAHAQMLQPGLWELTSSNMQVDGQALPDLQLMLGQLKNLPPEQRAMMEQMMQKQGVTLGGQGVRFCLTEAQVKSDDIPLTDPKSGCSQKITARNGQTWNFQFSCPKAQGTGQAQFLSNREFTTKVVGTFNATGQQQNGSMDTRAVWLGPQCGAVAPRS, from the coding sequence ATGAACAAACGCGCGTTGGCGTTGATGTTTTGTCTGGCAGCCCCCGTGGCTCATGCACAGATGCTGCAACCGGGCTTGTGGGAGCTGACCTCCAGCAACATGCAAGTCGATGGTCAGGCGCTGCCGGATCTGCAACTGATGCTGGGCCAATTGAAGAACCTGCCGCCTGAGCAGCGCGCCATGATGGAACAGATGATGCAGAAGCAAGGCGTCACGCTGGGTGGGCAAGGCGTACGGTTCTGCCTGACCGAAGCACAGGTCAAGTCGGACGATATTCCCCTGACCGATCCTAAATCCGGCTGTTCGCAGAAGATCACTGCTCGCAACGGCCAGACCTGGAACTTCCAGTTCAGTTGTCCCAAGGCTCAAGGCACCGGGCAGGCACAGTTTCTCAGTAATCGCGAGTTCACCACCAAGGTGGTCGGCACCTTCAATGCTACCGGCCAGCAACAGAACGGCAGCATGGATACTCGTGCCGTCTGGCTAGGGCCGCAGTGCGGTGCAGTCGCTCCACGGAGCTGA
- the cfaB gene encoding C17 cyclopropane fatty acid synthase CfaB — translation MNVQLPSALQNLHLPLRLKLWDGHELDLGPAPSVTIVVKDPQLVSDFSHPSLGLLGSAFVEGRLELEGSISEVIRVCDELTRALLENEDASSPVRTRHDKATDAASIAYHYDLSNSFYQLWLDQEMVYSCAYFKTGRETLEQAQQDKFQHLCRKLRLKPGEYLLDVGCGWGGLSRFAAREYGVKVFGITLSQEQLALSRERVNAEGLQDRVELQLLDYRDLPQDQRFDKVVSVGMFEHVGHGNLPLYTQCLSGAVKEGGLVMNHGITALHTDGRPVGRGAGEFIDRYVFPNGELPHLAMISAHISDAGLEIVDVESLRLHYARTLEHWSARLEARLSEAAALVPEHTLRIWRLYLAGCSYAFARGWINLHQILAVKPFAHGGHSLPLTREDIYR, via the coding sequence ATGAACGTGCAACTTCCATCGGCCTTGCAGAATCTCCACCTGCCATTGCGCCTCAAGCTCTGGGACGGCCATGAGCTGGATCTGGGGCCTGCGCCCAGTGTCACGATTGTCGTCAAGGACCCGCAACTGGTGTCCGATTTCAGCCACCCAAGTCTCGGCCTGCTGGGCAGCGCCTTTGTAGAGGGGCGGCTGGAGCTGGAAGGCTCCATCAGTGAAGTCATCAGGGTCTGCGACGAGCTGACCCGCGCCTTGCTGGAAAATGAAGACGCCAGCTCTCCCGTGCGAACCCGGCACGACAAGGCCACCGATGCGGCATCGATTGCCTATCACTATGACCTGTCCAACAGCTTTTACCAGCTCTGGCTCGATCAGGAGATGGTCTATTCCTGCGCCTACTTCAAGACCGGCAGGGAGACGCTGGAGCAGGCGCAGCAGGACAAATTCCAGCATCTGTGCCGCAAGCTGCGTCTCAAGCCCGGCGAGTACCTGCTGGATGTGGGCTGTGGTTGGGGCGGTCTGTCGCGTTTTGCGGCCCGGGAGTATGGGGTCAAGGTGTTCGGTATCACCTTGAGCCAGGAACAGTTGGCGCTCTCCCGTGAGCGAGTCAACGCCGAGGGTCTGCAGGACAGGGTCGAGCTGCAATTACTCGATTACCGCGATCTGCCTCAGGACCAGCGCTTCGACAAGGTGGTCAGTGTGGGCATGTTCGAGCATGTGGGTCACGGCAACCTGCCGCTCTATACCCAGTGTCTTTCGGGTGCAGTGAAGGAGGGCGGGCTGGTGATGAACCACGGTATTACCGCCCTGCATACCGATGGCCGTCCGGTGGGGCGTGGTGCCGGGGAGTTCATCGACCGTTACGTGTTCCCCAATGGCGAGCTGCCTCATTTGGCGATGATCAGCGCGCATATCAGTGACGCGGGGCTGGAAATCGTCGATGTCGAAAGCCTGCGCCTGCATTACGCCCGCACCCTGGAGCACTGGAGCGCTCGCCTTGAGGCGCGCCTGAGCGAAGCCGCTGCGCTGGTGCCCGAACACACCTTGCGTATCTGGCGGCTGTATCTGGCTGGTTGTTCCTATGCCTTCGCCAGAGGATGGATCAATCTGCACCAGATTCTGGCGGTCAAACCCTTTGCCCATGGGGGGCATAGCTTGCCGCTGACCCGTGAAGACATTTATCGCTGA
- a CDS encoding CobW family GTP-binding protein has translation MLQNIPTHVIGGPLGAGKTSLIKHLLSQKPADERWAVLINEFGQIGLDAALLSVDVDGIALGEVAGGCLCCVNGVPFQIGLGRLLRKARPDRLFIEPSGLGHPLQLMAQLRQAPWLGVLSVQPGVMVLDAMNMAAGQPLPATQQQALAEAGLVVMNKSQNIDEASRQRLAEALPAHSLVWVEQGQLELAHLPGFAQRSAVDNRAVDNLVLPRSLGPLPAVWTDPKEPICLSQESAEGWSIGWRWHPSRQFDLEKLTQWLESLAWRRAKMVIHSPEGWFSANGLEGSRLEWQGSEWRQDSRLELIFQTPQDSATLKAQLAHCLRC, from the coding sequence ATGCTGCAGAACATCCCGACCCATGTGATCGGTGGCCCGCTGGGCGCCGGCAAGACCAGCCTGATCAAGCACCTGCTGAGCCAGAAACCGGCCGATGAGCGCTGGGCGGTGCTGATCAACGAGTTCGGCCAGATCGGTCTGGATGCTGCGCTCCTGAGCGTGGACGTCGATGGTATCGCACTTGGCGAAGTGGCTGGCGGCTGCCTGTGTTGCGTCAACGGCGTGCCGTTTCAGATCGGCCTTGGGCGTCTGCTTCGCAAGGCGCGGCCCGACCGGTTGTTCATCGAACCTTCAGGCCTTGGTCATCCGCTGCAACTCATGGCTCAGTTGCGCCAGGCGCCCTGGCTGGGCGTGCTCAGTGTTCAGCCTGGCGTGATGGTGCTGGACGCCATGAACATGGCGGCAGGCCAGCCGCTACCGGCCACCCAGCAGCAAGCGCTGGCGGAGGCGGGGCTGGTGGTGATGAACAAGTCACAGAACATCGACGAAGCATCACGTCAGCGGCTGGCTGAGGCATTGCCGGCACATTCGCTGGTCTGGGTCGAGCAAGGGCAGCTTGAGTTGGCGCACTTGCCGGGCTTTGCGCAGCGAAGTGCTGTGGATAACCGCGCTGTGGATAACCTCGTTCTGCCCCGAAGTCTCGGGCCACTGCCTGCCGTGTGGACTGATCCGAAGGAGCCGATCTGCCTGAGTCAGGAGAGTGCGGAGGGCTGGAGTATCGGTTGGCGCTGGCATCCTTCCCGGCAATTTGACCTGGAGAAGCTGACCCAGTGGCTGGAAAGCCTCGCCTGGCGGCGTGCGAAGATGGTTATCCACAGCCCCGAAGGCTGGTTTTCAGCCAATGGGCTGGAGGGCTCGCGCCTTGAATGGCAAGGCAGCGAGTGGCGTCAGGATTCGCGTCTGGAACTGATCTTCCAGACACCACAGGACAGCGCAACGCTAAAGGCGCAATTGGCTCACTGCTTGCGTTGCTGA
- a CDS encoding glutamine synthetase has translation MAAGPRPSVDMATCTRSATLLACSDAQGNGYSVATAGSTTYLRGYEVIGKKRWAQTNSRFDQLTFFTGLASNGDAWIGTIQRIGWTTITRVSSSDGTRSKITCSRLNGCH, from the coding sequence ATGGCCGCAGGCCCGCGGCCCAGCGTGGATATGGCGACCTGCACTCGCAGCGCGACCCTGCTGGCGTGCAGCGATGCGCAAGGCAATGGCTACAGCGTCGCCACAGCGGGTTCGACCACATATTTGCGGGGCTATGAAGTGATTGGTAAAAAACGCTGGGCGCAGACCAACAGCCGGTTCGATCAGTTGACCTTCTTCACCGGCCTGGCCTCGAATGGCGATGCCTGGATAGGCACCATCCAGCGTATCGGCTGGACCACCATCACACGGGTTTCCAGCTCCGATGGCACACGCAGCAAGATCACTTGTAGCCGCCTGAATGGCTGCCACTGA
- the zigA gene encoding zinc metallochaperone GTPase ZigA has product MSNRLPVTVLSGFLGAGKSTLLNYVLRNRENLRVAVIVNDMSEINIDGGEVQRDVSLNRAEEKLIEMSNGCICCTLREDLLEEVSRLAQDGRFDYLLIESTGISEPLPVAETFTFRDEAGNSLADMARLDTMVTVVDGVNFMLDYQASESLATRGETLGEDDDRSITDLLIEQIEFADVILLSKIDLISSSEREELMAILKRLNAHAEIVPMVMGQVPLSTILNTGRFDFERASQAPGWLKEMRGEHVPETEEYGIASTAYRARRPFHPERFFSFIDRPWTNGKLLRSKGFFWLASKYKDAGSWSQAGGLMRHGFAGRWWRFVSRAHWPQDQENITSIMDNWSPETGDCRQELVFIGQNIDFAQLTAELDTCLLTDDELAMGVETWRLLPDPFGDWHAEEAA; this is encoded by the coding sequence ATGTCGAATCGTCTGCCTGTTACCGTTCTGTCCGGTTTTCTTGGAGCCGGGAAAAGCACTCTCCTCAATTACGTGCTGCGCAATCGCGAAAATCTTCGAGTCGCCGTTATCGTCAACGATATGAGCGAGATCAACATCGATGGCGGCGAAGTTCAGCGCGATGTCAGCCTGAACCGTGCTGAAGAGAAGTTGATCGAGATGAGCAACGGCTGCATCTGCTGCACCTTGCGCGAAGACCTGCTCGAAGAGGTCAGCCGTCTGGCTCAGGACGGGCGCTTCGATTACCTGCTGATCGAATCCACGGGTATTTCAGAACCCCTGCCGGTGGCCGAAACCTTTACCTTTCGCGATGAAGCGGGTAACAGTCTGGCGGACATGGCGCGTCTGGACACCATGGTGACCGTGGTCGATGGCGTCAACTTCATGCTCGACTATCAGGCTTCCGAAAGCCTGGCCACCCGTGGTGAAACCCTGGGCGAAGACGATGACCGCTCGATTACCGACCTGCTGATCGAGCAGATCGAGTTTGCGGATGTGATCCTGCTCAGCAAGATCGACCTGATCAGCTCCAGCGAACGCGAAGAACTGATGGCCATCCTTAAGCGCCTCAATGCCCATGCCGAGATCGTGCCGATGGTCATGGGGCAGGTGCCGCTGTCGACCATCCTCAACACCGGCCGTTTCGACTTCGAGCGTGCTTCCCAGGCACCGGGCTGGCTCAAGGAAATGCGCGGCGAGCACGTGCCGGAAACCGAAGAGTACGGCATCGCTTCCACGGCTTACCGGGCGCGTCGGCCTTTCCATCCGGAGCGCTTTTTCAGCTTTATCGACCGGCCATGGACCAACGGCAAACTGCTGCGCTCCAAGGGCTTCTTCTGGCTGGCGAGCAAATACAAGGACGCCGGTAGCTGGTCCCAGGCTGGCGGCCTGATGCGCCACGGCTTTGCGGGCCGCTGGTGGCGCTTCGTGAGTCGCGCACACTGGCCTCAGGATCAGGAGAACATTACGTCGATCATGGACAACTGGTCGCCTGAAACCGGTGATTGCCGCCAGGAACTGGTGTTCATCGGGCAAAACATCGACTTCGCCCAGCTCACCGCCGAGCTGGATACTTGCCTGCTCACCGATGACGAACTGGCCATGGGCGTGGAAACCTGGCGCTTGCTGCCCGACCCGTTTGGCGACTGGCACGCCGAGGAGGCTGCCTGA
- a CDS encoding DUF1826 domain-containing protein has protein sequence MLAPVLKFQPRARQVQGNTPEVLGQVLEDGVNLSVWQRQLPAHIEDFGALLLSLNEPLAESMTLDVQGGDVEPNLQGLASGYADLQGYDGFIADVSWLVSAYACLLGAECVGLRLRALDKAMCPRFHVDHVPVRLVTTYAGIGSQWLKEHAIDRKQLGSPEAEPQDPDRIQQIDCGAVALLKGERWSGNEGLGLVHRSPQLERNERRLILTLDWLA, from the coding sequence ATGCTCGCTCCGGTCTTGAAGTTCCAGCCCCGCGCCCGTCAGGTGCAGGGCAATACCCCTGAAGTGCTGGGACAGGTGCTGGAGGACGGCGTCAATCTGTCGGTCTGGCAGCGCCAGTTGCCTGCGCATATCGAGGACTTCGGCGCCTTGCTGTTGTCCTTGAACGAGCCTTTGGCGGAGTCCATGACCCTGGACGTGCAGGGCGGCGATGTCGAACCCAACCTGCAAGGCCTGGCCTCGGGCTATGCCGACCTGCAGGGGTATGACGGGTTTATCGCAGACGTGTCGTGGCTGGTCAGCGCCTATGCGTGCCTGCTGGGCGCCGAGTGCGTCGGTCTGCGCCTGCGTGCGCTGGACAAGGCCATGTGCCCGCGCTTTCATGTGGATCACGTGCCGGTGCGGCTGGTCACCACCTATGCCGGGATCGGCAGCCAGTGGCTCAAGGAACACGCCATCGACCGCAAGCAGCTTGGCAGTCCTGAAGCCGAACCGCAGGACCCGGATCGAATCCAGCAGATCGATTGCGGTGCAGTGGCCTTGCTCAAGGGCGAGCGCTGGAGCGGCAACGAAGGTTTGGGGCTGGTGCATCGTTCGCCGCAACTGGAGCGCAACGAACGGCGTCTGATCCTGACTCTGGACTGGCTGGCTTAA
- a CDS encoding DUF3301 domain-containing protein has protein sequence MLTLGNIFVLMLFASAAAWLWHAHGLRERALERVKQHCARLDLELLDGNVALRRLAFVRDAQGHRRLARIYGFEFTVTGEQRHPGTITMFGAHSAQIELAPYPFEIKTPPPSAEIIEMNKWRETHQQRKQ, from the coding sequence ATGCTGACCCTGGGAAACATTTTCGTGCTGATGCTGTTCGCAAGTGCGGCAGCCTGGTTGTGGCATGCCCACGGTCTGCGCGAGCGGGCGCTGGAGCGCGTCAAACAGCATTGCGCCCGACTCGATCTGGAACTGCTGGACGGCAATGTCGCCCTGCGCCGCCTGGCCTTTGTCCGCGATGCGCAAGGCCACAGGCGTCTGGCACGCATCTATGGCTTCGAGTTCACGGTTACCGGCGAACAGCGTCATCCGGGCACTATCACCATGTTCGGTGCCCATTCGGCGCAGATCGAACTCGCACCCTACCCGTTTGAAATTAAAACGCCACCACCTAGCGCCGAAATCATCGAAATGAACAAGTGGCGCGAGACTCATCAGCAACGCAAGCAGTGA
- a CDS encoding cation-translocating P-type ATPase — protein sequence MSGEAVHTHARPEATSLLSGAEQRSAARQLTLAMLALGLLGLGLIWRLIAPEQTGVSQLLLGAASLLVAIPVISAGWHSLRHPSLHGITDQLIALAMLGAWATGDLMTAALLPIIMIFGHVLEERSVIGSQEAIQALGQLTRSHARLIKADGCVHEVDNSTLQAGDQVEVRAGDRVPADGRVLSGQASLDTSSITGESVPLEAQAGMEVYGGAINLDGLLRIEVTRTGDQSTLGKVIALMQNAERSKPPITRLLERYAGSYMVLVLLIAALTWFITQDAQAMLAVLVAACPCALVLSAPATAIAGIAVAARHGILIRSSAFLEELADLTSLVVDKTGTLTFGTLRLQSIQDSAGHADLLPLAASLGSASSHPVSRALAGLVDKDQLLPLSDIRERQGLGVVASTAHGEAALGRPELFEQLGIATPAVPEHDGPLAGLALDGVFQAWLLLSDTLKPEANKALGELRELGLGRQLLLTGDRQTVADTLAREVGIVDVQAQALPEDKLNRVKGEIAQGFRPMVVGDGINDSLALKAGVVGVAMGAGGADIALASADIVLIGSDLRRLGTCVRLSRLCRQTLQVNVVIGLGWTLAIVALAAFGLLGVAGAMLAAVLHNLSTLLVLGNAGRLLRFQEPLLKL from the coding sequence GGGCTTATTGGGGCTGGGCCTGATCTGGCGTTTGATTGCGCCTGAGCAGACCGGCGTCAGCCAGTTGCTGCTGGGTGCGGCCTCGCTGCTGGTGGCGATCCCGGTGATCAGTGCTGGCTGGCACAGTTTGCGGCACCCGAGCCTGCACGGGATTACCGACCAGTTGATTGCTCTGGCGATGCTGGGCGCATGGGCTACAGGCGACCTCATGACGGCGGCGTTGCTGCCGATCATCATGATTTTCGGGCATGTGCTGGAAGAGCGTAGCGTCATCGGTTCCCAGGAAGCCATTCAGGCGCTTGGCCAGTTGACCCGCAGCCACGCGCGACTGATCAAGGCCGATGGCTGCGTGCATGAAGTGGATAACTCGACGCTGCAGGCGGGCGATCAGGTCGAGGTACGGGCTGGTGATCGGGTTCCAGCCGATGGCCGGGTGCTTTCCGGTCAGGCCAGCCTCGATACTTCCTCCATTACCGGTGAGTCCGTACCGCTGGAGGCTCAGGCGGGCATGGAAGTCTACGGCGGGGCGATCAACCTGGATGGCCTGCTGCGCATTGAAGTGACGCGCACCGGCGACCAGTCCACGCTGGGTAAGGTCATCGCGTTGATGCAGAACGCCGAGCGTTCCAAGCCGCCCATCACTCGTCTGCTGGAGCGCTATGCCGGCAGTTACATGGTGCTGGTTCTGTTGATTGCTGCGCTGACCTGGTTCATCACTCAGGATGCACAGGCGATGCTGGCCGTGCTGGTCGCTGCCTGTCCGTGTGCGCTGGTGCTTTCGGCTCCGGCCACGGCGATTGCCGGGATTGCCGTGGCTGCCCGTCACGGGATTCTGATCCGCAGTTCGGCATTTCTCGAAGAGCTGGCGGACCTGACTTCTCTGGTTGTGGATAAAACCGGCACCCTGACGTTTGGCACCTTGCGCCTGCAATCGATACAGGACAGCGCAGGGCATGCAGACCTGTTGCCACTGGCCGCGAGCCTCGGGTCGGCCAGCAGCCATCCGGTCAGTCGCGCACTGGCCGGGCTTGTGGATAAAGATCAACTGCTGCCGCTCAGCGATATTCGCGAGCGCCAGGGGCTGGGAGTGGTGGCTTCGACTGCCCATGGCGAAGCGGCATTGGGGCGTCCCGAGTTGTTCGAGCAACTGGGCATTGCCACGCCAGCGGTGCCCGAGCATGACGGCCCGCTGGCCGGGCTGGCGCTGGACGGCGTCTTTCAGGCCTGGTTGCTGTTGTCCGACACGCTCAAGCCCGAGGCAAATAAAGCGCTGGGCGAATTGCGTGAGCTGGGCCTGGGACGGCAATTGTTGCTGACTGGTGATCGCCAGACCGTGGCTGACACGCTGGCGCGGGAAGTGGGGATCGTCGATGTCCAGGCTCAGGCCCTGCCAGAAGACAAGCTCAACCGGGTCAAAGGTGAAATTGCCCAGGGCTTCAGGCCCATGGTGGTGGGTGACGGAATCAACGATTCGCTGGCCTTGAAGGCCGGTGTCGTCGGCGTCGCCATGGGCGCAGGTGGCGCCGATATCGCCCTGGCTTCGGCGGATATCGTGCTGATCGGCAGCGACTTGCGTCGCCTTGGCACTTGCGTGCGCCTGAGCCGTCTATGTCGTCAGACCTTGCAAGTGAACGTGGTCATTGGCCTGGGCTGGACATTGGCTATCGTTGCACTGGCAGCCTTCGGTTTGCTGGGTGTAGCGGGCGCCATGCTGGCCGCGGTGCTGCATAACCTCAGCACCTTGCTGGTACTGGGCAATGCCGGGCGGTTGCTGCGTTTTCAGGAGCCCTTACTAAAATTGTAA